A window of Oscillatoria nigro-viridis PCC 7112 contains these coding sequences:
- a CDS encoding IS200/IS605 family accessory protein TnpB-related protein, protein MVKKKSQKQTKRKNTPKESNIRTDVWQLVMTQEQRKLALLTVAQYRRFLKPLVLISYWNWGQLSQLTSQTRVNTLEKLIHKTVDNPNPRYHWYFQKAISNHPSFLKFPSYLRRAAIGDALGIVSSFVTRWDTWNRGERKHRHDKPPRLTVMCNSYPALYKGQQVKYHSNFAFVELKIWNGTDWVWMENIPVKKHGKSRHIREGAKLLSPSFIANSKRVHLSMPVEVNPQPLPDADYVCAIDIGINTIATCSIVGKDGTVKARQFINPARDIDRRDQRKQRIATKSKLTRKIINQDLPKGFCQGLYRKSKNINKHIAQTVSRQIVDFALKHDVGVIVFEDLSNWKAKAGKHGSLQKQRFHEWCKDKLVELTIEKFSELGGKVSKINAKYTSAYAFDGSGKINRSNKKYSQAIFPNGKRYNADLSASYNIGARYWYAVLTNSKFTRVWEGKSSSHTLRTPVTLSSLWRLSKA, encoded by the coding sequence ATGGTCAAGAAAAAATCTCAGAAGCAGACTAAGCGTAAAAATACCCCAAAAGAGTCAAACATCAGAACCGATGTTTGGCAATTGGTAATGACGCAAGAACAGCGTAAATTAGCACTTCTTACCGTAGCCCAATACCGACGTTTCCTAAAGCCTTTGGTACTCATTAGCTACTGGAATTGGGGGCAACTTTCTCAGTTAACCAGCCAGACACGAGTGAACACTCTAGAGAAGCTGATTCACAAGACAGTAGATAACCCCAATCCTAGATACCATTGGTACTTCCAAAAAGCCATCAGTAATCATCCCTCATTTCTGAAGTTTCCCAGTTACCTAAGACGCGCTGCTATTGGCGATGCCTTGGGCATTGTTAGTAGTTTTGTTACTCGATGGGATACCTGGAACAGAGGAGAGCGAAAACATCGGCACGACAAGCCACCCAGACTGACGGTGATGTGCAACAGCTATCCAGCCCTATACAAAGGTCAGCAAGTTAAATATCATTCCAACTTCGCTTTTGTAGAGCTGAAAATCTGGAATGGTACTGACTGGGTTTGGATGGAAAACATTCCAGTCAAAAAGCATGGGAAGAGTCGGCATATCAGAGAGGGGGCAAAACTCTTGTCTCCATCTTTCATTGCTAATAGTAAACGCGTGCATCTTTCCATGCCAGTTGAGGTTAACCCTCAACCTTTACCAGATGCGGATTATGTTTGTGCAATTGATATTGGCATAAACACAATAGCAACTTGCTCAATAGTTGGCAAGGACGGTACTGTAAAAGCAAGGCAATTCATTAACCCTGCTAGAGACATAGACCGTCGCGACCAGCGAAAGCAGCGAATTGCTACCAAATCAAAACTAACTAGGAAAATCATCAACCAAGACTTGCCCAAAGGCTTCTGTCAGGGGTTGTATCGAAAGTCCAAAAATATCAACAAGCACATTGCTCAAACAGTTTCAAGGCAGATTGTTGATTTTGCATTAAAGCATGATGTCGGTGTAATTGTATTTGAGGACTTATCGAACTGGAAAGCCAAGGCTGGGAAACATGGTTCTTTGCAAAAACAGAGATTCCATGAATGGTGCAAAGACAAATTGGTTGAGTTGACCATTGAGAAATTCTCCGAGTTAGGCGGAAAAGTCAGCAAGATTAACGCTAAATACACCAGTGCTTACGCTTTCGATGGCAGTGGCAAAATCAATCGGAGTAATAAGAAATATTCCCAAGCCATATTCCCCAATGGGAAGCGATACAATGCCGATCTATCAGCTTCCTATAATATCGGCGCACGATACTGGTACGCTGTATTAACCAATAGCAAATTTACTAGGGTCTGGGAAGGCAAAAGTTCCTCTCACACACTGCGAACGCCAGTGACGCTCAGTAGCCTTTGGAGACTGAGCAAAGCCTAG
- a CDS encoding M23 family peptidase, which produces MARTPADTTEMPTKILEIPGMDRQGNPTSVNALLPDWTQISFSQMPPISQSGSLSAGEYKQAVGYDLSRSWTAGQTPDQYIMLGDISQALQPELLSFGFVAQQAGLNLDSVALSAFTLVAKQSLNQLVQAIPLLGQFKVAEIAPVAGLLATKAAGIDVADRTLELVLSSNPQLGQLKLGEIDLSQYSISSIPNLSSAQLGAFSDWQTTLIKDVPGLNALPLSSFPNPIAELGNLVMRIDAVYGPAERRRTKTISGSDVQGFSVNCQENDCAYIELDDLENSGRNARGSLEGKQWISGKYQEVEGGSGCLKGVNGGKEPTGRLPFGSAFKVVVMEPDEQTDTVDTALFFRFCSPCGCSPYFIGPVPFFTYRVNSPIFVGALGSSSGGSSSVPTAAVRDGVSSPVTKGVTTAANINVPCPPGSTAPAPVSVGNVQGVNVPALSEAIASIESSGSYENVGVNACANGGNNCVVPLGKYQFINYDEYAASSISSKPGGTQFLAKLRGGYQRVHLTLAHTSN; this is translated from the coding sequence ACGCCCTCTTGCCAGATTGGACACAAATTTCTTTTTCTCAAATGCCACCCATCAGTCAATCTGGAAGCCTTTCAGCGGGAGAGTACAAGCAGGCAGTTGGCTATGATTTGAGCCGAAGTTGGACAGCAGGGCAAACTCCTGACCAGTACATCATGTTGGGCGATATCAGCCAAGCTTTGCAACCAGAATTGCTATCGTTCGGTTTTGTCGCGCAGCAAGCTGGTCTGAATTTAGATAGCGTAGCTTTAAGCGCATTTACTTTAGTTGCCAAGCAGTCGTTAAATCAGTTAGTTCAGGCTATCCCTCTTCTCGGTCAATTTAAAGTCGCAGAGATTGCGCCGGTGGCGGGACTTCTAGCCACAAAAGCTGCTGGCATTGATGTAGCCGATCGCACTCTAGAGCTGGTTCTCAGTTCCAATCCACAATTAGGTCAGTTGAAACTGGGAGAAATTGACCTGTCTCAGTATTCAATATCTTCGATTCCGAACTTAAGCAGCGCTCAACTTGGCGCGTTTTCAGATTGGCAAACAACCTTAATTAAAGACGTACCTGGGCTGAATGCTTTACCTCTGTCTAGTTTTCCCAATCCAATAGCAGAATTAGGCAATTTAGTAATGAGAATTGATGCGGTTTATGGTCCCGCCGAGCGACGGCGAACTAAGACGATATCAGGCTCCGACGTTCAGGGATTCTCAGTTAACTGCCAAGAAAATGATTGCGCTTACATCGAACTAGACGATCTGGAGAATTCGGGTCGGAACGCTCGCGGTTCGCTCGAAGGCAAGCAATGGATTAGCGGTAAGTACCAGGAAGTCGAGGGCGGATCGGGCTGTCTTAAAGGTGTCAACGGCGGCAAGGAACCGACGGGAAGATTACCTTTTGGCAGTGCTTTTAAGGTAGTGGTCATGGAACCGGACGAGCAAACCGATACCGTTGATACTGCTCTATTCTTCCGCTTTTGTTCGCCTTGCGGCTGCTCTCCTTATTTCATTGGCCCAGTACCTTTCTTCACCTATCGGGTTAATTCTCCCATTTTCGTTGGGGCGCTGGGATCGTCCTCTGGCGGCTCTTCCTCTGTACCAACTGCGGCAGTTCGCGACGGAGTATCTTCTCCTGTTACAAAAGGCGTAACTACAGCAGCTAATATTAATGTTCCTTGCCCTCCGGGTAGCACCGCACCAGCGCCCGTGTCAGTTGGCAATGTTCAAGGAGTCAATGTTCCCGCTTTGTCGGAAGCGATCGCCAGTATTGAAAGCAGCGGTTCTTACGAGAATGTCGGCGTTAATGCTTGCGCTAATGGTGGCAATAATTGTGTGGTTCCGTTGGGCAAGTACCAGTTTATAAACTATGACGAGTACGCTGCTAGTTCAATTTCATCTAAACCAGGGGGTACGCAATTTTTAGCCAAACTGCGAGGCGGTTATCAACGGGTGCATCTCACTTTGGCACATACATCAAATTGA
- a CDS encoding IS1634 family transposase produces MHQATELAVSNLDHLGLIAGLVDEIEIVQKINELVGEQPGEIVSPGLAVKAMIINGLGLVSAPLYLFPKFFEGKALEHLMGEGIQASHLNEYRLGRVLDKLYLAGSSQIFTTIAASAAQKFELDTETSHLDSTSFHLHGKYESELPSVSVIEPETALDSEDSEDSESTKPVSSAVPIKITYGYSRDRRPDLKQFILDLICSSDGDVPLFLRVGSGNESDRAIFASICQEFKQQLNLDSLMVADSALYSAPNLEMLTNLRWLTRVPLSIKQAQQLVSQLNEAEFTPSSVSGYSWSEHKSNYGGIEQRWLVVESSLRRDSDRQKLEKKLKKAQAEAENKLQELSKIEFACAADAAAAAHRLSKQLKFYNITQVSSKEITVKTNTNDPNAREKSSSKQRFKVQAKLEPDTGAIAKETKACGRFILATNVLETQQLEPDDMIVKYKEQQSAERGFGFLKDPLFFTDSVFLKSPERIEALALVMGLCLLVYTLGQRLLRHSLQRTNSQLKNQLGKQTNRPTLRWICQIFQSIHLVSLQGIQQISNLTAERMAILNLLPLSCKSYYLLI; encoded by the coding sequence GTGCATCAAGCAACTGAACTCGCCGTCTCTAACCTCGACCATCTTGGTTTAATAGCAGGTCTAGTTGATGAAATAGAAATTGTCCAAAAAATCAATGAGTTAGTAGGGGAACAACCGGGTGAGATTGTCAGTCCAGGTCTAGCAGTCAAAGCAATGATTATCAATGGGTTAGGGCTTGTTTCCGCTCCATTATACTTATTTCCTAAATTTTTTGAAGGCAAAGCGCTCGAACATTTAATGGGTGAAGGTATTCAAGCATCACACCTGAATGAATACCGTTTAGGTAGAGTATTAGACAAGCTATATTTAGCAGGCAGCAGCCAAATATTTACAACTATTGCCGCTTCAGCAGCTCAAAAATTTGAGCTCGATACAGAGACATCCCATTTAGATTCAACTTCCTTTCACCTGCATGGCAAATACGAATCCGAGCTACCATCTGTATCTGTTATCGAGCCAGAAACGGCGCTAGATAGCGAAGATAGCGAAGATAGCGAGTCAACTAAACCCGTGTCATCTGCCGTGCCAATTAAGATTACCTACGGCTACTCCCGCGATCGCAGACCCGACTTAAAACAATTCATTTTAGATTTAATTTGTAGTAGCGATGGAGATGTACCGCTATTTTTACGGGTGGGTTCGGGAAATGAATCAGATCGAGCCATATTCGCATCAATTTGTCAGGAGTTTAAACAACAGTTAAACCTTGACAGTTTAATGGTTGCAGATAGTGCATTATATTCAGCTCCTAACTTAGAAATGTTAACCAATTTAAGATGGTTAACCCGCGTACCGTTGAGTATCAAGCAAGCGCAGCAACTGGTATCTCAGTTAAATGAAGCAGAATTTACCCCCAGTTCTGTGAGTGGATATAGCTGGTCAGAACACAAAAGTAATTATGGTGGAATTGAACAAAGATGGCTAGTAGTAGAGAGCAGTTTGCGACGCGATTCAGACCGACAAAAACTCGAAAAAAAACTCAAAAAAGCCCAGGCTGAAGCTGAGAATAAACTGCAAGAACTCTCAAAAATTGAATTTGCTTGTGCCGCCGACGCTGCCGCCGCAGCTCATCGCTTATCCAAACAACTAAAATTTTACAATATCACCCAAGTTAGTAGCAAAGAAATTACAGTAAAGACTAATACTAACGATCCAAATGCTCGCGAGAAATCCAGCTCGAAACAGAGATTTAAAGTTCAAGCAAAACTGGAACCAGATACAGGTGCGATCGCCAAAGAAACCAAAGCCTGTGGCAGGTTTATTCTCGCCACTAATGTGCTGGAAACTCAGCAATTAGAGCCTGACGATATGATTGTGAAATACAAAGAACAGCAGTCAGCAGAAAGAGGGTTTGGGTTCTTGAAAGATCCGCTGTTTTTTACGGACAGTGTATTTCTCAAGTCGCCGGAAAGAATCGAAGCTTTGGCATTGGTAATGGGTTTGTGTTTGTTAGTCTATACTTTAGGTCAAAGGTTACTGCGTCACAGTTTGCAACGCACTAATTCCCAATTGAAAAATCAGTTGGGCAAACAAACTAATCGACCGACGCTCCGTTGGATTTGCCAGATATTTCAATCAATTCATCTGGTGAGCCTACAAGGGATTCAACAAATTTCTAATTTAACAGCCGAGCGAATGGCTATATTGAACTTGCTGCCGCTCTCCTGTAAGTCTTATTATTTATTAATCTGA
- a CDS encoding ISKra4 family transposase (programmed frameshift), which translates to MTPSDQQQLKAHLKAVAKILYRNTEPTELKTFESIEKAVRQKMLSEVGPEIGSFFFPAVSGIQTGKPRKIKSIIGSLDITDNQAKYFGLKAYSQFSPLMENCCLLISANESYQMAEKDLEKFTGIKISHSTLQRLVKRQELELPTSQQGVKEITLDGGKVRLRNATKGESCYWKDYKAVCLDNIYAGAFFQNNQDLIDWTNSQKLLHPMYCLGDGHAGIWNIFKEIGDNEQRQEILDWYHLKENLYKVGGSIKRLKLAENMLWQGKVDEVINLFKDFKGQAFKTFCNYLDTHRCRIVNYQYYKEESISSIGSGTVESTIKRIGLRVKISGAQWNIENVSSMLALRCAYLNGQLSI; encoded by the exons ATGACACCCTCAGACCAACAACAACTAAAAGCCCACTTAAAAGCGGTAGCAAAAATTCTTTACAGAAATACAGAGCCAACTGAGTTAAAAACTTTTGAAAGTATAGAAAAAGCAGTCCGTCAGAAAATGTTATCAGAGGTTGGTCCAGAAATAGGTAGCTTTTTTTTTC CAGCAGTATCAGGAATTCAAACAGGAAAACCCCGAAAAATAAAATCAATAATCGGATCGCTCGACATTACAGATAATCAGGCAAAATATTTTGGCTTAAAAGCTTACAGTCAATTTAGTCCCCTGATGGAAAATTGCTGTCTTTTAATCAGTGCTAACGAATCTTATCAAATGGCAGAAAAAGATTTGGAAAAATTTACTGGGATCAAAATTTCTCACAGTACATTACAAAGATTAGTCAAAAGACAAGAATTGGAATTGCCTACATCTCAACAAGGAGTCAAAGAAATTACATTGGATGGCGGTAAAGTCAGACTACGCAACGCAACCAAGGGCGAGAGCTGTTACTGGAAAGACTATAAAGCCGTGTGTTTAGATAATATTTATGCGGGAGCGTTTTTTCAAAATAATCAAGATTTAATTGATTGGACTAATAGCCAAAAATTACTACATCCTATGTATTGCCTCGGAGATGGCCATGCCGGAATTTGGAACATATTTAAAGAAATTGGAGACAATGAACAAAGACAAGAAATCTTAGATTGGTATCATCTGAAAGAAAATCTCTACAAGGTAGGGGGTTCAATAAAACGATTGAAATTAGCCGAAAATATGTTATGGCAAGGCAAAGTTGATGAAGTTATAAATTTATTTAAAGACTTTAAAGGTCAAGCATTTAAAACGTTTTGCAATTATTTAGATACCCATCGCTGCCGAATAGTAAATTACCAATACTACAAAGAAGAATCCATAAGTTCGATTGGTTCTGGAACAGTGGAATCAACAATAAAACGCATTGGATTAAGGGTAAAAATATCGGGAGCGCAATGGAATATTGAGAACGTTTCCTCTATGCTTGCTCTTCGCTGTGCTTATCTCAACGGTCAACTTTCAATTTGA
- a CDS encoding DUF5895 domain-containing protein, whose translation MVKTNSKAKAKSSNNAGMTESTIPHQSEDLDFEIDPELLEPGHNQVRRPILPYGIVINEQVAGILIPEDQLEKANWFVMPTEEEMTTIGLTEDVTGLLFSKCRLCVLGFVPEYIRYKNDVPDLGGSVVGLYEEYKAQLDKKIMDVVSEHAIVFLDENNRPRHSTPIVIRFKNVALWSFKAARDEFYRLLEKAFADYFQIPFSGKTDKWRSLGILEVEFKGVKEGEGSNKSYCCKTVSYTKPTADNFPFLYLGRPQHKNAIWGLHDIIAGFTETPALPGTAEPQIQVLPPAARKIENGKKQTANHKSPRKIAAEVIEEEDDFDDLDEEEEFDDDFDAEADD comes from the coding sequence ATGGTTAAAACCAATAGTAAAGCTAAAGCAAAAAGCTCAAATAACGCAGGAATGACTGAAAGTACAATCCCACATCAGTCAGAAGACCTTGATTTTGAAATTGACCCCGAACTCCTAGAACCCGGTCACAATCAAGTAAGGCGACCAATTCTGCCCTATGGCATCGTCATCAACGAACAAGTGGCAGGAATATTAATTCCAGAGGATCAGCTAGAAAAAGCCAATTGGTTTGTCATGCCAACAGAAGAGGAAATGACTACAATTGGACTAACAGAAGATGTTACAGGCCTGCTGTTCTCTAAATGCCGCTTATGCGTGCTGGGATTCGTCCCTGAATACATTCGTTACAAAAATGACGTTCCCGATCTAGGCGGTAGTGTTGTCGGGCTGTACGAAGAGTATAAAGCTCAACTCGATAAAAAGATAATGGATGTTGTTAGCGAACACGCCATTGTCTTCTTGGATGAAAACAATCGTCCCAGACACAGCACGCCTATTGTCATCAGATTTAAGAATGTTGCGCTTTGGAGCTTTAAAGCAGCCAGAGACGAATTCTACCGTTTGTTGGAAAAAGCATTCGCCGACTATTTCCAAATTCCTTTCAGCGGGAAAACCGATAAATGGCGAAGCCTTGGTATCCTAGAGGTGGAATTCAAAGGAGTTAAAGAAGGTGAAGGCTCTAATAAGAGCTACTGTTGCAAAACTGTCAGCTATACTAAGCCAACCGCTGATAATTTCCCCTTTCTATATCTGGGACGCCCGCAGCATAAAAATGCGATTTGGGGGCTGCACGATATCATTGCCGGATTCACTGAAACTCCTGCATTACCAGGTACAGCCGAACCGCAAATTCAAGTGCTGCCACCCGCTGCTCGTAAAATAGAAAATGGAAAAAAGCAGACCGCCAATCATAAATCCCCTCGGAAAATTGCCGCTGAAGTAATAGAAGAAGAGGATGATTTCGACGATTTAGATGAAGAAGAGGAATTCGACGATGATTTTGATGCGGAAGCAGATGACTAA
- a CDS encoding transposase yields MLLYSNDTWLSTQFCVLFEAIPSIELSRLANNLKTVSYRLMRKEYEQYLKRFYWSSKPMFWASSYALITVSNRATLDRLIEYVKNQEKPD; encoded by the coding sequence ATGCTACTCTACTCTAATGATACTTGGCTGTCAACTCAGTTCTGCGTCTTGTTTGAAGCTATTCCCAGCATCGAACTTTCTCGGCTGGCTAACAACCTAAAAACCGTCTCCTATCGGTTGATGAGAAAAGAATATGAGCAGTATCTGAAGCGGTTTTACTGGTCGTCAAAACCTATGTTTTGGGCTAGCAGTTACGCTTTAATTACAGTCAGTAATAGAGCCACCTTGGATCGACTGATTGAATATGTAAAAAATCAGGAAAAGCCAGACTAA
- a CDS encoding M23 family metallopeptidase, with protein MRCTRYQPTQAELFQFFPPADREAVFAQSLASKLNATSQEKDPTTGSFFSGDRLIERVAQKHFGGDYSKVDGSSTDTFGRLTLSSYGQDVLRRYREGGRTIAESNAAACVPTSSAAQSSNSASAAPGGGSSTSQYIKPANGPVTSRFGMRTRPVSGVRKIYNGIGIAGPMGSPVKAVGSGVVKTAVSNCQEGLQNCGGGYGNWIEIEHGNGRTTRYAHLREGSVKVKVGDRVSQGQVIGGLGSTGTTADPSLHFETRINGTAVNPSQEGI; from the coding sequence GTGAGATGCACCCGTTATCAACCCACTCAAGCAGAACTTTTTCAATTTTTTCCGCCTGCAGATCGAGAAGCTGTTTTTGCTCAAAGTCTCGCTTCTAAGCTGAATGCCACCTCTCAAGAAAAAGACCCTACTACTGGAAGTTTTTTTAGTGGCGATCGCCTAATTGAGCGAGTAGCTCAAAAGCATTTCGGGGGCGACTACTCCAAAGTTGACGGCTCTTCAACCGATACATTCGGTCGTTTAACTCTCTCAAGTTACGGACAGGATGTTTTGAGGCGCTATCGAGAGGGAGGTAGGACGATCGCGGAGTCGAATGCTGCTGCTTGCGTTCCGACTTCCAGTGCGGCGCAATCCTCTAATTCTGCGAGTGCTGCCCCCGGCGGCGGTTCATCCACGAGTCAGTATATCAAGCCTGCGAATGGGCCAGTAACCAGCCGCTTTGGGATGCGAACTCGTCCGGTTTCCGGGGTGCGGAAAATCTATAACGGCATTGGAATTGCCGGCCCAATGGGAAGTCCGGTAAAAGCTGTTGGCAGCGGCGTTGTCAAGACAGCGGTGTCTAACTGCCAGGAAGGGTTACAGAACTGCGGCGGTGGCTACGGCAACTGGATCGAAATTGAGCACGGCAACGGTCGCACAACTCGGTATGCTCATCTGCGCGAGGGTTCAGTGAAAGTCAAAGTGGGCGATCGCGTTTCTCAAGGTCAGGTCATAGGCGGACTAGGCAGCACTGGAACAACGGCAGACCCTAGCTTGCACTTTGAAACCCGCATTAATGGAACGGCTGTTAACCCATCTCAAGAAGGAATTTGA
- a CDS encoding type IV secretory system conjugative DNA transfer family protein, with protein sequence MNFEIKFLIAQANSTPVLAQAQRRTQQPTPLSSIDLGGLFQQYNNPDGYLTIGALIFLLLLSRFLGNGKGKITTGKVCGTSEKMAATQLALKQIKERKHNKVTLWCGSPRYWWKGKKLKGFVTTIQTAFGSPPTVWLPHAERSTLVIGAPGSGKTFSTIDRALESAMVQGFPIILYDKKGSQLKLHAPLAARYGYQVSVFAPGEPYSGIINPLDFMKSPQDSVMAGEIGQVINRNASAGNGKSDEFFSKAGDLLAKALLQLVKGSTYPDMAMLYAILRLPNLVKRIDYAVQSRRIDEWVATSFNQFLSAKEAEKTISGILTTAAGTFSSFIQADLLRAFLGKSDIPTKIEGRQMIIFKLDDERRSVVGPLLAAAIHLLVVSNLSRPRKDPLVISLDEFPSIRLDRMPQWINEYRSNGACFILGIQSLEQLYEGYGEKMGAAIASACSTHILFNPGNTDTAKKYSDRYGEKEVLLKSKSTSRSMGGQSQSNQSISWNESLQKMPLFSVDEILRFPQGRCVITNPGYSSGGEGSIPYALTIPIPKADLQRQSESEALWDAEVRFRLQSRAQLASLDQLTAALYDRIEEAERMLPLPDAGGNVPSQSPTPPTSGKKFGSDPLDSVVSKTGRSRRVFATGSIGKR encoded by the coding sequence ATGAATTTTGAGATTAAATTTTTGATAGCACAGGCTAACTCTACTCCAGTTCTCGCTCAAGCCCAGAGGAGAACCCAGCAACCCACACCCCTATCGTCAATTGACTTAGGCGGTCTCTTCCAACAATACAATAACCCGGATGGATATCTAACAATAGGAGCGCTGATATTCCTCCTCTTACTGTCTCGGTTTCTAGGAAATGGAAAGGGCAAAATTACCACTGGCAAAGTGTGCGGAACTTCCGAAAAAATGGCAGCCACTCAGCTTGCCTTGAAACAAATTAAGGAACGCAAGCATAATAAAGTCACGCTATGGTGTGGCAGTCCTCGCTATTGGTGGAAGGGGAAAAAACTTAAAGGTTTTGTTACCACTATTCAGACAGCTTTTGGTTCTCCTCCCACTGTTTGGCTCCCTCATGCAGAACGGTCAACTTTAGTAATTGGAGCGCCTGGGTCGGGTAAAACTTTTTCTACAATTGATAGGGCGCTAGAAAGTGCAATGGTGCAAGGATTTCCGATTATTCTATACGATAAGAAAGGATCTCAGCTCAAACTCCACGCACCTTTGGCAGCGCGGTATGGCTACCAAGTGTCGGTATTTGCACCGGGAGAACCTTATTCAGGCATCATTAATCCCCTCGACTTTATGAAGTCCCCTCAAGATTCGGTCATGGCTGGGGAAATCGGTCAGGTTATTAATAGAAATGCGAGTGCAGGCAATGGAAAAAGTGATGAGTTTTTCTCTAAAGCCGGAGACTTATTGGCTAAAGCACTCCTTCAATTAGTCAAAGGTTCTACGTATCCAGACATGGCAATGCTCTATGCAATTTTGAGGTTGCCAAATTTGGTAAAGCGGATTGACTATGCGGTTCAATCCCGTCGAATTGATGAGTGGGTCGCTACCAGCTTCAATCAATTTTTGAGCGCTAAGGAAGCAGAAAAAACTATTTCAGGAATTCTGACGACGGCGGCCGGAACGTTCAGCAGTTTTATCCAAGCTGACCTGTTGCGAGCATTTTTGGGAAAGTCGGACATCCCAACGAAAATAGAAGGCCGACAGATGATTATTTTCAAATTAGATGACGAGCGACGCTCCGTCGTGGGGCCTCTGCTAGCAGCCGCAATTCACCTCCTCGTTGTCTCCAACTTAAGTCGCCCTCGGAAAGATCCACTGGTTATTTCACTCGATGAATTTCCCTCCATTCGATTGGATCGAATGCCGCAGTGGATTAACGAATATCGCTCGAATGGAGCTTGTTTCATTCTAGGAATTCAGAGTTTGGAGCAACTGTACGAAGGGTACGGAGAGAAAATGGGGGCGGCGATCGCCTCTGCTTGCAGCACTCATATTTTATTCAATCCGGGTAACACTGATACTGCAAAAAAATACTCCGATCGCTACGGAGAAAAAGAAGTTTTGCTCAAAAGCAAGTCCACCAGCCGTTCAATGGGCGGCCAATCTCAAAGCAATCAATCTATTAGTTGGAACGAGTCGCTTCAAAAAATGCCGCTGTTTTCGGTGGACGAAATTTTGCGGTTCCCCCAGGGACGGTGTGTAATTACGAACCCCGGCTACAGTTCCGGCGGCGAGGGGTCAATTCCTTACGCGCTGACCATACCCATTCCCAAAGCTGATTTGCAGCGGCAAAGTGAGAGCGAAGCTCTCTGGGATGCAGAGGTGAGGTTCCGGCTCCAGAGTCGGGCGCAACTTGCAAGTCTTGACCAACTCACAGCCGCTTTGTACGATCGCATTGAGGAAGCAGAACGGATGCTGCCTCTGCCAGACGCCGGAGGTAACGTTCCATCCCAATCGCCAACGCCGCCAACTTCAGGTAAGAAATTTGGCTCTGACCCGCTAGACTCAGTTGTCAGTAAAACTGGGCGTTCCAGGCGGGTTTTTGCCACTGGCAGTATTGGCAAGCGCTAG